Proteins from one Cryptomeria japonica chromosome 4, Sugi_1.0, whole genome shotgun sequence genomic window:
- the LOC131065467 gene encoding TPD1 protein homolog 1 isoform X2, whose protein sequence is MGTVHIGDYYNVQILNNNVSENMENWEKVGLQPVFRNRRLKVSGACTNKDISISQSSISTPGIPEFIVQIVNTCMSGCSPSHIHVHCGWFASAKMVNPNVFRRLKYDDCLVNGGKPLKSSQIIRFTYSNTFLYPLSFKSASFC, encoded by the exons ATGG GAACTGTTCACATAGGAGATTACTACAACGTTCAAATTCTGAATAACAACGTCTCTGAAAATATGGAGAACTGGGAAAAGGTGGGCTTGCAACCAGTATTCAGGAATCGAAGGCTCAAAGTCTCTG GAGCGTGCACGAACAAAGACATAAGCATTTCACAGAGCTCTATTTCAACTCCTGGCATACCTGAATTCATAGTTCAGATCGTCAATACGTGCATGTCTGGGTGTTCTCCGTCCCATATTCATGTGCACTGTGGGTGGTTTGCCTCGGCCAAAATGGTGAATCCCAATGTCTTCAGACGCCTTAAATATGACGATTGTCTCGTTAATGGCGGAAAGCCTCTCAAGAGCAGTCAAATTATTCGTTTTACATACTCCAACACATTTCTTTATCCTTTATCCTTCAAGTCTGCAAGTTTCTGCTAG
- the LOC131065467 gene encoding protein TAPETUM DETERMINANT 1 isoform X1, which produces MMKNRSESQHFVVCRKILRPISWLLMVMLILLWVVCVGVLNLNTGTVHIGDYYNVQILNNNVSENMENWEKVGLQPVFRNRRLKVSGACTNKDISISQSSISTPGIPEFIVQIVNTCMSGCSPSHIHVHCGWFASAKMVNPNVFRRLKYDDCLVNGGKPLKSSQIIRFTYSNTFLYPLSFKSASFC; this is translated from the exons ATGATGAAGAACAGGAGTGAAAGTCAACATTTTGTTGTTTGCAGGAAGATTCTCCGACCCATTTCATGGCTTCTCATGGTTATGCTCATCTTGCTCTGGGTTGTCTGTGTTGGAGTGCTTAACTTGAATACAG GAACTGTTCACATAGGAGATTACTACAACGTTCAAATTCTGAATAACAACGTCTCTGAAAATATGGAGAACTGGGAAAAGGTGGGCTTGCAACCAGTATTCAGGAATCGAAGGCTCAAAGTCTCTG GAGCGTGCACGAACAAAGACATAAGCATTTCACAGAGCTCTATTTCAACTCCTGGCATACCTGAATTCATAGTTCAGATCGTCAATACGTGCATGTCTGGGTGTTCTCCGTCCCATATTCATGTGCACTGTGGGTGGTTTGCCTCGGCCAAAATGGTGAATCCCAATGTCTTCAGACGCCTTAAATATGACGATTGTCTCGTTAATGGCGGAAAGCCTCTCAAGAGCAGTCAAATTATTCGTTTTACATACTCCAACACATTTCTTTATCCTTTATCCTTCAAGTCTGCAAGTTTCTGCTAG